From the Phaeodactylum tricornutum CCAP 1055/1 chromosome 24, whole genome shotgun sequence genome, one window contains:
- a CDS encoding predicted protein: MTVLSTGSRDGEHYLGCGTQGEPVETNLVCLATNPDTDGFGQAQSQLSIQKHDVTVSGLDCCHAKEHGNYDECAHGAVYNTVENSETDHDDAWQIVGPNGK, encoded by the coding sequence atgacagttttgagtaccggttcgcgcgatggcgagcactacttgggttgtggcacccaaggcgagcctgttgaaactaatcttgtgtgtttggccacaaatcccgatacggatggttttggacaggcgcaatcccagctgagtattcagaaacatgatgtgactgtttcgggacttgattgttgccatgctaaggagcatggtaactatgatgaatgtgcccatggtgccgtgtataacaccgtggagaatagtgaaacggaccatGATGacgcttggcagattgtggggccaaatggaaagtga
- a CDS encoding predicted protein, protein IRFREVRPTDIPAVAQIEKASYPEDEAASKSALQYRQHHAAPYFRCAVVGGQDDDNDVVIGYICSTRCREFEHESMSLHIPNGSLLAIHSVVVQQKYRKRGIATAMLKEYVEDVQKNNDGTIEKMVLLAKKDLLAFYVECGFQVKQLSSIVHGSEQWYDL, encoded by the coding sequence ATTCGCTTTCGGGAAGTTCGACCTACGGACATTCCGGCAGTCGCCCAGATTGAAAAAGCATCTTATCCCGAAGACgaagctgcttcaaaatcggCTTTACAATACAGGCAGCACCACGCCGCTCCATATTTTCGATGTGCAGTAGTAGGAGGTCAAgacgatgacaacgatgTGGTAATCGGGTACATTTGCAGCACCCGTTGTCGTGAATTTGAGCACGAAAGTATGTCGCTACATATTCCGAACGGCAGTCTCCTTGCGATACACAGCGTCGTCGTTCAGCAGAAATATCGCAAGAGAGGTATTGCGACTGCAATGCTGAAAGAATATGTTGAAGACGTCCAAAAAAACAACGACGGTACCATTGAAAAAATGGtgcttttggcaaagaaagactTGTTGGCGTTCTACGTTGAATGTGGGTTCCAAGTAAAACAACTCAGCTCAATCGTTCACGGTAGTGAACAGTGGTATGACTTG